One genomic segment of Nocardia spumae includes these proteins:
- a CDS encoding CYTH and CHAD domain-containing protein has protein sequence MATHVNERERKYRLPATGGVPLDDMPGMTLDPSSEEQGLDAVYHDTADLRLAHKGITLRRRTGGDDAGWHLKLPLGDDTREEIRLPLGGKSAPRELTDMLTGITRGQAVAPVAHIRTKRRLWRLLDDQGAVAAEVVADHVSGQTLGESSTVMSWEEIEVELAGGGAEVFDTVETRLGKPSDAPPKALHVLGVGVEPRTPERGVRAYMRKQADRMVEHDILIRRRRPDSIHQMRVAGRRLRSVLQAFDGPRDLRNELKWLSGVLGDMRDLEVLHDHLVEQVRALPDELVLGEVRRRLTESFAVRRSAARADMLEALNSERYFALLDRLETGHRLPLKRKNAKALRKARRRVDRAVGNIGTLGTDRGLHEVRKAAKRTRYTAEATGAKKQARRMKTLQKSLGVHQDAVVARAELRTLGVQAHLAGENAFTYGVLYDKENQRAEKVRRSLRL, from the coding sequence ATGGCTACGCATGTGAACGAAAGGGAACGAAAGTACCGGTTGCCGGCCACCGGCGGGGTGCCGCTCGACGATATGCCCGGTATGACCCTGGACCCGTCGTCCGAAGAACAGGGGCTCGACGCCGTCTATCACGACACCGCGGATCTGCGGTTGGCGCACAAGGGAATTACGCTTCGCCGCCGGACCGGCGGTGACGATGCCGGGTGGCATCTGAAGCTGCCGCTGGGTGATGACACCCGCGAAGAGATCCGGCTGCCGCTCGGGGGCAAATCGGCGCCCCGGGAGCTGACCGACATGCTCACCGGGATCACCCGGGGCCAAGCGGTCGCGCCGGTCGCGCACATCCGGACGAAACGCCGTCTGTGGCGGCTGCTGGACGATCAGGGCGCGGTCGCGGCGGAGGTCGTCGCCGACCACGTATCCGGGCAGACGCTCGGCGAGTCGTCCACGGTGATGTCCTGGGAGGAGATCGAGGTCGAGCTGGCGGGCGGTGGCGCCGAGGTGTTCGACACCGTCGAGACCAGACTGGGCAAACCCTCCGACGCGCCGCCGAAGGCGCTGCACGTGCTCGGTGTCGGTGTCGAGCCCCGAACGCCCGAGCGGGGCGTGCGGGCGTATATGCGCAAGCAGGCGGACAGGATGGTCGAGCACGACATCCTGATCCGGCGCCGCCGCCCCGACTCCATACATCAGATGCGGGTGGCCGGACGGCGGCTGCGCAGCGTATTGCAGGCATTCGACGGCCCGCGAGATCTGCGCAACGAGTTGAAATGGCTCTCCGGGGTGCTCGGCGATATGCGCGACTTGGAAGTGCTGCACGACCACCTCGTCGAACAGGTCAGGGCATTGCCGGACGAGCTGGTGCTCGGCGAGGTGCGCCGGCGACTGACCGAGTCGTTCGCCGTCCGCCGTTCGGCGGCCCGCGCCGACATGCTCGAGGCGCTGAACAGCGAACGGTATTTCGCGCTGCTCGACCGCCTGGAAACCGGCCACCGGCTGCCACTGAAGCGCAAGAACGCGAAGGCGCTGCGCAAGGCGCGCCGACGCGTCGATCGGGCGGTGGGCAACATCGGCACGCTGGGCACCGACCGCGGCTTGCACGAGGTGCGCAAGGCGGCGAAACGCACCCGCTACACGGCCGAGGCGACCGGTGCGAAGAAGCAGGCACGTCGCATGAAGACGTTGCAGAAATCCCTCGGCGTCCACCAGGACGCGGTGGTCGCTCGCGCCGAAC